The genomic interval GGATCTTTCCAGcaacaaattttagaataatcgTTTCTTTTCTGAATTTTACAAGCATCATGTATTTTACACAGCACAACAATGAATCGTACCTATGCTGACTCAAAGAGAAGCATTATTGGTTTAGCCATGCATCACATTCCATGATGACCTTAAGACCAATTAATGATAAAAGGTTTAAAGAAGGCATTTGACGGATACAGAAGaaacataaagaaaaatgcaGCCGACTTCCGGAAGCATCACTTTTAAAATACTATACTATCTCTTTAACAGCTTTAGTACATCTCCAACCAAATGCAATGATCCGGTGACAAGAACCTGTAAATACacattaaacaaatataatatttacaagagTGACTGCTTAGtgcatatatacatacataaacAACAAACAAGCAAAGCAAAGTAACAGAGAAATAATCCATGCTATTGATATTTATCcagaagggggggggggggggtcaTTGCTTCTGATGGCAGGAGTATGATCTGGTTTATAATACAATGGTCATGCAactaacaacaaaaaataagatgCCAATGCACACccagagagagacagagagagagagagttataAAACAACTTAAATACTGAGAACCCAGGTCCCAAAATCCTTCAAGAGTATGCACTTTTTCCATTAAAAAGTGATAACcaatatattcatatattcaTAGGTGGTCATTCAAGTAATTGAGAATCCCCAAACCCCAGTAGTCTGTATATACAGTATCATATTAATGGCACTGGGTGCCTACTGATCCTGTagattaaataagaataaaaattagtaaaacaCTAACTTGTCGGTTTTTTGGAACCCATCCTTTGTCGATTCTAAAAAAGCCAAAATTGCAGTTCATTTTAGTTCTATGTTCTACCCATTTAGCCATGTTGTCTCAAACCAAAAAGATATCAAAGAGATTATTCTTACCTGAACTCTTATGGAAGGGTTTTCTTGTACACTATCTCTCAACCACTTTATTGTCAATGGCAATGAAGGAATTACTGCACTGCAAGCAAAACATTCTTCTGCAGGACTGCAAAGAGGAGCATCCTCATAAAGGAACTTGCAAGGAGGTAAGATCTCAGTGCTCTCCTTCATAGAGCTCTTTTCAAGTACAGGATCTGCCATCAACCCAAACGAACACCAGCCTCACTAAATTAATGTTCAATATCTTTAATCACTATCTGTTAATGCATGTGAATGGAATCTATACAGAAGGGAACTTTGAATAGAAATTTTAATCGTGATGACTCATCTTCATGTTGTGTATGTCGCATAACTGTCGTCAAGGGTACTCCTACAACTGTACCAAATAATTTGTGGAGTCAAAATGTTGATACTTATTTGCAATAAAATGAAAGCTTCCCTTTCTTGTTTGTCCCTGAATCCTGATAGTTTGTGCCTGAATTATTGGATGGcctaaaaaaaatggaagttAAAGGATGTGTTTGGCACATTACATTACATGGGACTACATTGCATCAGTTAGTGCAGTCAAATGTTtggcaaattaaaatatggtGCATTATAATGTACCCCATAATATAGCACCTGCCGCATTAGACAAGCCCGGGGGACCCTAGGATTGCTCAGGGGATGTTTGGCACACTTTATTGCAATAGAATACATTGCATTAGGGTGCATTGCATACTGTAACGCAACACCACGTTTGGTGTAGTATGGACTGTATTATGAACAATAAtccattatattaatatttatattaaaaaaatctaatttagatttcttaatattttaatatttcattattagctataataaattagttatttaatttattattaagtaatttattctatatattaattataacaatataaaaataagaaaataaattattatttattatattatagtatacgatattattgaataatataactaatgtaatattcatatataatataatatcaaattgtggattcatttttatatattaattgttatagcataaaataaaaaaagccaaaaggcTAACGAGGCAATTGCAGCATTAAGCATACCTAAGATCCCTCGAGATTATTTAATGCAGCAGTTTCTACATTATAGTGCATTGTAATGCAGTCTCTTAATTTGCCAAATATGGGGACTGCCAAACATGGGGACATCATTAACTAATGCAATATAGTCCAATATAATGTAGTCTGTCAAACACACCCTTAATGCATCAACTGACACATTAATGCAGCAACAGCCACATTAACCCTTTTCTTCcggttatattataacaattaaCATATAAGAATGaacttataatttaatatcacattataccttttttatttcttttatagtATAATGATTAATGCCAAATAAATcgtattaaataatatttatatcatttaatacCCTAAGAATTTTGCAGTTTCCTTTTCTAAACGAAGAAACACGagccttcttttctttttttttttaaattattacgTTATTGAGATAGAACAGGCAATTATTAATCATACTATGTTAGCTAAGTGAGCTTAAGACACTTATGCTGGAATCAAAATTGCTTTTGGCTGCTTGGAAGTCGAATTCATTACAGACTCCATCCTATGGTTAATTCAACCAAAGAGCCACTGGTATCTAGTCAACAAGAAATTACAAACTGTATTTACTCGAAGGCCACCTCAAGCTCAAAGTATTAACAGAAAAGCATAACTTATGCGTATGAACAGTAATTAGTATACCCATGTTAGCCCAATGAAAACTTTTGTTAGGTACAAATATAAAGGGGCGGGGGCAGCTTAGTGATTTTACTAATTCACTAATTAGGACTCAAGTATAATTAAGAGATTAAGGAGTCATTTAGGGTTTATGTTGAGTTTTGTCAGGTATTAGGAATAATTAAGAGTTTTGGGAGAGATTAACCTACCTCTCAAGTTGTAGGTCaggattgtttttttttttaatttaattaataaaaattagccCTAATTTACCCCCAAGCCCAATCAACCCATTAGGTCATAATCTGTTATTCCCATCTATCATAATGCTTACTGAGTGGGTTAAGACCTGACAAAGAACATCAAGCAGAAAATATAGCTATTCAGCAACAGAGAACAAAAGAATTAGGTATTACCAGCCCCATGAATAATCCTCTCCCAAAGTCTCTGGAGGCTGAATTGCCAAGACAAGTCCTTGCCAGAGATAGCCAAAGGAATGAATGAGGAACCAGACGTAACCTTGCTATATGTTGAAACACTTGGGACGAAAAGTGCTTTTGAGAAATGAGTGCCTGAGCAAGATCGCATTACACATTGAATTAATAGAAGCTCAAAATGATGTGAAAACAGCAAAACAGCAATTGCCTTGCTGAAAGAAAACAGatgataaaatatcattttgacTTTCAGTATTCAAGTACAGTTCACTCAAGTGATTTTTCCCTAGGAAGTGTTTCTCCAAGAAATAAAAGCAGCaagttgggggggggggggggggggaaatcTGATTCCAGGCAGTATGAGCAGGACCGACATGCATAGTGTAACATAAGGATGCCAATGGCTTACCaagatagaataaaaatagagcAAACTCATAATGCAAATTCACACAGTTGAAAGAGGTGATATGTTGACGAATAGGCTTGAGGTGATCCATAATATACGGTCTACATGTGTAAGAGACCAACAAAATGAAACTGATCATTTGTGTCTGAATTAGTGATACCTGAGGAAGCACATGTACTCACAAGCCGTGGAAGCAGAACTTGAGGGTGCCTCGCCTCCATGCAATTGAATAAAAGAATCTACAATGAGGCATGTACACCGAATGAGGTGCCAATAAAGGTGCCCACGAAGATCCACATTTAAAGAAAGTAATACAGGATTTACATACGCTTTCAAGGAATCACATGATGTAATCCACTCCTCAAAAAGTCTTTCTATTTGCAAAGTGTTTACCTGCTTAGATATTTTGTTAGCATGCTTGGTTTTCTCCATTTTATGTCCAATGTAACCATTCCTTTGAACAACTTCTTCCATATTGTTAGTTTTGGTTGTAGAAGACATTGATGATAGTGAAGAATTTCCGCTGCCTTTCACGACACTAGAGAACCATTTGGCACACGCTTCCATGCTCTCAGCAGTATGAGCTCCATCCAAGTAAAAGATCAGCTCTCCAGAGGAATTCTCAAATAACCCTGATGAATTGGGCACCAAAGAAATATCATAAACAATTTGAGCCCTCCCCAAAAGATGTGCAGTTGAAAGACCCCTAACAAATGCATCCGGCAAATCTGCTCCCTGGCCATCCTGTTTATCATTTCACCAATTTTCATAGTAAGTGCTCAGTTTCAAACCTAGACTGCATACTAAAGAAGAGGACCATTAATACCCATTGCAAAGATGATTACTATTTTTGGTGTCCATAGAATTTAACTGGAAAAGATGAATCACCAGATTCACACAACTTTAGGTTTAAGCAAAACCTAAGAtgcctctctctctctctctctctctctctctctctctctctctctctctctatatctGTGTCTGTCTAATGCTCAAACCCACCCTATAGCCGCATgcatattaagaaaaaattgaaa from Citrus sinensis cultivar Valencia sweet orange chromosome 9, DVS_A1.0, whole genome shotgun sequence carries:
- the LOC102625690 gene encoding folylpolyglutamate synthase isoform X6; the encoded protein is MSQGQKGRLDITEDKFLFYFWECWHLLRENVTEDLPMPPLFQFLTVLAFKIFVCEQVDVAIIEVGLGGEKDSTNVIKEPVVCGVTSLGMDHMEVLGNTLNDIAFHKAGIFKPQIPAFTVPQLSEAMSVLQDRALELMVPLEVAAPLDIEKLKGLELSLSGDHQLVNAGLAVSLSECWLRRTGNWEKVSHNDGQGADLPDAFVRGLSTAHLLGRAQIVYDISLVPNSSGLFENSSGELIFYLDGAHTAESMEACAKWFSSVVKGSGNSSLSSMSSTTKTNNMEEVVQRNGYIGHKMEKTKHANKISKQILLFNCMEARHPQVLLPRLVSTCASSGTHFSKALFVPSVSTYSKVTSGSSFIPLAISGKDLSWQFSLQRLWERIIHGADPVLEKSSMKESTEILPPCKFLYEDAPLCSPAEECFACSAVIPSLPLTIKWLRDSVQENPSIRVQVLVTGSLHLVGDVLKLLKR